The genomic DNA TTAGCGTCAGCATTTTGAGCTaatctgttagcattagcatcctaGGTACTGGTGAGCTAATCTTTTAGCGTTAGCATCTTGAGTTAATCTGTTAGCATTAGCACCCTAAGTACTGGCAAATTAATCTGTTAGCATTAACATCCTAGGTACTGGTGAGCTaatttgttagcattagcatcccaGGTACTGGCAAGTTcatctgttagcattagcattttgagctaatctgttagcattagcatcctaGGTACTGGCGAGCtaatttgttagctttagcatccTAGGTACTGGCAAGCTAACCTTTTAGCATCAGCATCTTGAACTAATCTGTTAGCATTAGCGTCTTAGGTACTGGCGAGCtaatttgttagctttagcatccCAGGTACTGGCGAGTTAATCTTTTAACGTTAGCATCTTGAGTTAATCTGTTAGCATTAGCACCCTAAGTACTGGCAAATTAATCTGTTAGCATTAACATCCTAGGTACTGGTGAGCtaatttgttagctttagcatccTAGGAACTGGTGAGCTaatctgttagcattagcatcctaGGTACTGGCGAGCTAACCTTTTAGCATCAGCATTTTGAGCTaatctgttagcattagcatcctaGGTACTGGTGAGCTAATCTTTTAGCGTTAGCATCTTGAGTTAATCTGTTAGCATTAGCACCCTAAGTACTGGCAAATTAATCTGTTAGCATTAACATCCTAGGTACTGGTGAGCtaatttgttagctttagcatccCAGGTACTGGCAAGTTcatctgttagcattagcattttgagctaatctgttagcattagcatcctaGGTACTGGCGAGCtaatttgttagctttagcatccTAGGTACTGGCAAGCTAACCTTTTAGCATCAGCATCTTGAACTAATCTGTTAGCATTAGCGTCTTAGGTACTGGCGAGCTAATTTGTTGGCTTTAGCATCCCAGGTACTGGCGAGTTAATCTTTTAATGTTAGCATCTTGAGTTAATCTGTTAGCATTAGCACCCTAAGTACTGGCAAAATAATCTGTTAGTATTAACATCCTAGGTACTGGTGAGCTAATTTGTTAGCTTTATCATCCTAGGAACTGGTGAGCtaatttgttagctttagcatccTAGGTATTGGCGAGTTattctgttagcattagcatcttTAGCTAATCTGTTAGCTTTAGCATCCTAGGTACTGGCGAGTTaatctgttagcattagcatcttGAGCTAATCCCTTAGCATTAGCATCCTAGGTACTGGCGAGCTAATTTGTTAGCGTAAGCATCCTaggcatagacatcttataagtaaacacagcatcgagcgctactggcgctgacgagacgcggggccgccatcttggagtggtgatccgctccactcagtgcaattaatttggcaggagcaatgaactgtcagcgcatttaattcatcttacctcactgaataccactgattttcacgcgtttttttgtcatatgtgtagctatgataaaggacacctgttttattattcatagtttgcttaacagtaatagaatattcttatatggtaTGAGTGACCAGACGtctgagatcaaaactgggaatataatcccagagaagggggaaaaaaacggtcagctatttttaagttgaagaaacaatatgattaggttatacatacatgcgtatatcctacataaacaatgtaggaatacattagatatctgtaTATCTCATAGACTGTATctatgttgctgcagcagcagagtttattctgtcttgacattttgtattgatattttgtattacattcctcccttaaatgatcatgtttacagtgattgttttatattgtttttatgtatgtcgctttggataaaagcgtctgccaaatacttaaacatatgtaaacacctgaaagtctttatatcagctaaaaccaccaatctggctTTACAatatttatcttcatcatttatttcaactttattattcaagtatgacacttttaaatgtaattaatttcattgacaagcaattctattatggtcatactcttgtttgctcgcggctacgatttcagtactattgaagatctttgctccttctcaacgctgtggtattttcacaaaatacaaccaatcgtacgttaatgttaaatcttacttgtgaaaagtaatcccccgattcctattttcaacagtgcgctcatttgagcaggaaaacgctgaacaccatctttgttttctacctgtcaactgtcagtttaggctgctcgccggctcctcatcaccacttcaagatggcggcccaatttctcgcgtcacaatgcttgcgtctacttataagatgtctatgatccTAGTAAGCTAATCTGTTAGCGTTAGCGTCCTAGACCTTGTAGTTTCTAAAGGGATATAAAATACATGTTTTCTAATTACTAGTCTAGATGTAAATATTACAATGCAGGAGCGtgtttcaaataaaatatatatttgacacAGTTTGTCAaggaatatgaataataataatcatcgaagttggtagagtggttgtgccagcaatcggagtgttgctggttactggggttcaattcccaccttctaccttcctagtcacgtccgttgtgtccttgggcaagacacttcaccctttgcctctgatggctgctggttagcgccttgcatggcagctccctccatcagtgtgtgaatgggtaaatgtggaaatagtgtcaaagtgctttgagtaccttgaaggtagaaaagcgctatacaagtacaacccatttatcattatttataatgCTGATTTCTTGTCATGTCTTCTTTTTACGCTGCTTTGGTGGATAAAAAGAATCCCAATAGTGACTCCACCTTCCATTAAAATCCCCccaccttttcacaataaaagcccatcAGCCTGTCACCCTTCCCATAAAGTAATGCAACAAAATCCTGACCAGCATGCTAGCACGCCTAATTAGAATGCTAATAAACTTTCACTTGCAAGATGGCCGCCTTGTTTTTACTTCCTGCCTTCAGTTAATGTGATATCATTTTATACACACCAGTGATATCGTGTGTGTTTACGAAGCTGTTAACATCCTAATGTCCTCCAATAGGCACGCAagcttggtcttttcttctataggctactaggagctagcggctacacaacagctaagcacatgaTAGCACACAAGCTATGTAGTAATAATcagagatgctttaaaatgtaatatcggaaattatcggtatcgttttttaaattatcggtatcgttttaaaaaaaaaaattaaatcaacataaaaaacacaagatacttacaattagtgcaccaacctaaaaaacctccctcccccattcacactcattcacacaaaagggttgtttctttctgttattaatattctggttcctacattatatatcaatatatatcaatacagtctgcaagggatacagtccgtaagcacacatgattgtgcgtgctgctggtccactaataatactaacctttaacagttaattttactcattttcattaattactagtttctatgtaactgtttttatattgttttactttcttttttattcaagaaaatgtttttaatttatctatcttattttatgaatttttaaaaaaaaggaccttatcttcaccatacctggttgtccaaattaggcataataatgtgttaattccacgactgtatatatcggtatcggttgatatcggtatctgtaaataaagggttggacaatatcggatatcggcaaaaagtcccTAGTAATAATGGAACAATATTgcggtgtaaaacagcacatttttcaacataaaCAGGTATCAAacgattatagttgcatattacttacacatatacaaggcagaagcgtattagaaagtatccagtaacaaacgtatcCGCGTTATTCAACTTGCTGCGTCATGAGGTTAACACCATGAATTACTGTGGCCACTAAGTGACGgcaaaaaaatttacagtaaattccggactataagccgctactttttccccacgctttggaccatgcggcttataaaacggtgcagctaatttatggccatgttttgtgttcaatagtttttttttttattaaacacaagcagagacactAAATAGGTGTGTTTGTGCCattgcgccatcttttggagcAGTTCGcccactgcaggtgttgcgggttgaaaatgtacttcctgttaaaatgccttgaactggaagtagaTCCGTCTAAGCAACGTTTGTTagctttacaatataactaaaacaattcttacttactaaaccgtcccatgtgtgatgtctgtaggagtgtttccatgcttatttgtaatgaagctagcgtcgttagcattagctaatatgctcacACATTTATGAGtgactgttagtattattaacttacaatggcattctttttctaATGTTTCAGTTTGGTCAATTCACCCGAACTttagcgtggagttattgagtctgtttagttttCCACTTTCTGTTTGATCCATCTTGGTCTCTACACGTCATCTAgtgtgctgccatctagtggaagaAGTCTTCAATTGCTGTGCAAATGCTCAACATTGATGATCTTAGTTAACTCCTTTCCTGGGTGAGTAAGTGAACGAGTGATCGCAAGTCCTGATTCAGTAATAAAAACACGACTCGTTCATGAGTTGCACATGTCTAATACACAATATCAGAAATGTTAAGTGTCCAAATGTTTGGTTTACTTCAAACATGACTCATCTTTGTTTACCAGGTGTGTAAATGTACTCAAACTAATGAAACTTCCACTAAGttttataatattattttattttataaacagcTTTTTTGCACAGGTGATAATCACATGTTATGTCTTGACTGACTCAGCATATTTAGAAAAAGGTTCTAAGTctaaattcattcattcattcatgacaTGAACCAAGGTTTTACATTTGAGAAAATCATATTCTTTGATACACTGAAAATCTTTGTATTGTAATTTGTTTGGGTGAGGAACATGGCTTCCATGATGGAATGTGGATGGTGCAACATGGCTTCCATGATGGAATGTGGATGGTGCAACATGGCTTCCATGATGGAATGTGGATGGTGCAACATGGCTTCCATGATGGAATGTGGATGGTGCAACATGGCTTCCATGATGGAATGTGGATGGTGCAACATGGCTTCCACGATGGAATGTGGATGGTGCAACATGGCTTCCATGATGCCATGTGGATGGTGCAACATGTTTCCATGATGCAACATGAATGGTGCAACATGACATCCATGTTACACGTGTGGTGCAACATGGTGTCAATGTATTACTTGTGGTACAACATGATGCAATACCAGTGGTGCAACATGGTGTCAATGTATTACTTGTGGTACAACATGATGCAATACCAGTGGTGCAACATAGTGCCCATGATGTAACACCAGTAGTGCAACATGGTGTCTATGATGCCACAATGGTGTCCATAATGGCATGTGGGTGGTGCAACATGATCCCCATGATAAAACAAAGGTAGTGCAACATGGTTTCCATGGTGCAACACGGGTGTTTCAACATAGGTAGTGCAACATGGTTTCCATGGTGCAACACGGTCTCCATGGGGCAACACGGGTGGTGAAACATGGTGTCTATGATGCCACAATGGTGTCCATAATGGCATGTGGGTGGTGCAACATGATCCCCATGATAAAACATAGGTAGTGCAACATGGTTTCCATGGTGCAACACGGTCTCCATGGGGCAACACGGGTGGCGAAACATGGTCTCCATGGTGCAACACGGGTGGTGAAACATGGTCTCCATGGTGCAACACGGGTGGTGAAACATGGTCTCCATGGTGCAACACGGGTGGCGAAACATGGTCTCCATGGTGCAACACGGGTGGCGAAACATGGTCTCCATGGTGCAACACGGGTGGCGAAACATGGTCTCCATGGTGCAACACGGGTGGCGAAACATGGTCTCCATGGTGCAACACGGGTGGCGAAACATGGTCTCCATGGTGCAACACGGGTGGTGAAACATGGTCTCCATGGTGCAACACGGGTGGTGAAACATGGTCTCCATGGTGCAACACGGGTGGTGAAACATGGTCTCCATGGTGCAACACGGGTGGTGAAACATGGTCTCCATGGTGCAACACGGGTGGCGAAACATGGTCTCCATGGTGCAACACGGGTGGCGAAACATGGTCTCCATGGTGCAACACGGGTGGTGAAACATGGTCTCCATGGTGCAACACGGTAGGCGCGCCATGGTCCCCAATAGTGCAACACAGGTGGCGAAACATGGTCTCCATGGTGCAACACGGTTGGTGCACCATGGTCTCCATGGTGCAACACGGGTGGCGAAATATGGTCTCCATGATGCAACACGGGTGGCGAAACATGGTCTCCATGATGCAACACGGTTGGTGCACCATGGTCTCCATGATGCAACACGGGTGGCGAAACATGGTCTCCATGGTGCAACACAGGTGGTGAAACATGGTCTCCATGATGCAATGCGGGTGATACAACATTGTCTCACAATGATGCAACACGGGTGGCGAAACATGGTCTCCATGGTGCAACACGGGTGGTGCACCATGGTCCCCAATAGTGCAACACAGGTGGCGAAACATGGTCTCCATGATGCAACACGGGTTATACAACATTGTCTCATAATGATGCAACACGGGTGGCAAAACCTGGTCTCCATGGTGCAACACGGGTGGCAAAACATGGTCTCCATGGTGCAACACGTTTGGCGCACCATGGTCTCCATGATGCAACACGGGTGGTACAACATGGTTTATATGGTGCAACATGGTTCCTATGGTGCAACACGATTCCTATGATGCAACATGGGTCCATAGTGCAAGATGGCTGGTGCAGTATGGTGTCCATGGTGCAAGATTAAAATCCCTATCTAAGGTGTGCACTCTATGAAGGGCACCTGGCAGTTCATTAAGGCTCCCTATTAGTTGGAAGTTTTTAATTTTAGcattttgtcttttttctttGCATCCAAaacccaaacattttttaaatgtgagGAAAAAAAAGTATTCCACAACAATGTGATCGGTTTATTAGAGTAACATAGTGATTGATCAGTTATTGATAGATGGGATTGACTTTTGGCGAAGAGCACAGTGATGTGGTGTTCTTTGGCGCGCCCCCTACTTTGCATAGCTCCTCCCCTGCTACTGTGAGCCAAGCAAGATGGCCGCCCGCTTGGCTTCCACTCAATCAAGAAATGATGAACGTACAAAACGTAGTGATTTTGTAAAGTTTAAGCAAGATGAATAACACTTGGACAGCAAATCTCCTTTCAACCTGAAACAATTAAATAATCTTCTATAAAAACACAGAAAAGGCTTGAAATGAAGGCTCGTTCATTCTAGAAACACTCCCGCGTCCTTCAtggtttcactttcactttcggTATGTAATGTCAACATATGCGTGTAATATGAAGAGTAATGACGTGTATAATTTGTTTCCTGTTTTGTCAGAAGTGACCCGCCTTCTTTTCATGTTCCATTGAACCAATCAAGTCACTTTGTCCTCCTCTACCACTCGCTGGTCAGTTTAGTGCTTTGGTCCCGTTTGGGCGGCGCAGGTGGCGGTCCTCGCCGCAGCGTTGCATAGCCGGAAATGTTGGAGCTAAGTTTGGCGGACTGGGAGCGGGCGTGGTGACGGGACAGCGTTTGCGTGTGGCGGCGGGCGTCCTGCTGCTGATGCAGGAGCTCCGGCGGAGGGGGCGGCAGCAGCGCCATGTCGTCCATGGTGGCCACGGGCTCCATCTTGGACGAAGGGACGAGTTGGGAGGACGTGAGCGAGCCGTGGCGGGAAACCGACTTCCTCTTGAGGGTGCGGTTCAGGTCTTCCAGGAAATGAGTCTTAAGTGCCAGCGTGCTCGGCCCCGTGGATTTGGGGGACGTGGGAGGCACCGGGGTGGAGGAGGAGTAGGAAGACAAGGAGGGGGGCGGGGTCTGAGATAGGGGCGGCGACAGTGGCAGTGAAGCGTCGTACGGGGCTGTGTTGCTAGTGCGACGATTTAGTGTGGGCGGAGGGACCGCCCCCTTTTTGAGGGAGGTTTGCTTCCACGATGAAGATGACAAAGGCGCGGCAGGCTGCATTTGAGGCTGGGGGTTGACCACGGCCACCCTGGGCGGCTGGTGAAACTCGGACGGGTGGGGCGGAGGGGGGAAGAGCTCAAAGTCACTGGGCGGGGGCGGGAAGTAGTCCGGGGACGACTCCAGGTGTTGCGGCGGAGACGGGAAGTCCGAGGACGCCTGATGGTGCTGAGCCGCTTGCAGCCCCTGGAGCGCCAAAGGCAGGTTGGCCAGATTCAGCTTCCCCGGCTTGGGGGCCGGCGTCGGAAACGCCGAGAACTCCTTGGAGGGCGAGCCGGTCGCTGACGAGGAGCTGGAGGATGTGGACGTTTGAGGAGCTTGTCCAAACTTATTGACCAGACTCTCCACCTTCTTGGGCCTGTCGTCCGCTGCCTCGCCCGAGTTGCAGCGAATGGAGGAGGCTCTCTGCGGGGCGGCGGGGGGGCCCCGCTTGCTGGAGGAGGTGGAAGGGGACTTCTTGATGGGGGAGCCTGTCTTGGAGGAAGGCGGAGGGGGGAACTCCGCGAGGGAATTgtcgggagggggtggggggaatTCTGGCGACTGCGCGGCGACAACGCCCCCCGGCTGCCATTTTGGTTTGGCCTTGACTGCTGGGGGGGACTGGGGGGTGTTGAACTTTGAGCCCTCAATGGAGTTGGAGGAAGGAAGCGAGGGGGGAGCGGCAACGTTTCCCGGGAACTGGTTGACGATCTGTTTGACCAGAGATGAGGTAGCCATGgagatgaaggaggaggagggggacAGGGCGAGGCTCTTGGAGGAGAGACTGTGCTGCTTGGGGAGGGTGGGTGGTGGCTGATTGGGGGAGTGGCCTGTGGAGAAACTTTGCTGCTTCTTTACAGGGCCGTGGGGGGGCGTGGGGGACACTGGTGACTGTGCAATTGGGAGGGAGGAAGGACCTGGGGGTTTAGGGGCGGTCTGAGGTGGAAAACCACCACTGAAGGTTTTGGGCGGTGCTGAAGGGGGTGCATTGGGGGACGCAGGGGTGGAGAGCGGGGTGGGTGCTTGAAGAGGCATGGACTCCCCAGGCGAAGGGAAGTCGTACACCATGTTTGGGAACTTCTGTGCCAGGAAGTGCTTGAGGCCGGCGTTGGACAGTTGAGTGAGTGACTCTGGTGGTGGGAGAAACCCGTTGGCTTCCAGGATCTCGGGTGGCGGCGGCGGGAGGTACATGGATTCATCTTCCAGCGGCAGGGGAGGAAGAGATGATGGACTCTGCAGACCCAACGTCAGCACGGTCGTGGCGGCGCCTTGAACCGGCTCTGAAGGTGGAGAAGGCGGGGGCGGCGTGCTGTAAGCGGCGGGCAGAGTGTTGTAGTTGGGAGGTGGGGCGGCACCAGGCGGCTGCGCTCTGGACTGAATCTGGTTCTGGTTCTGCAAGCGAGCTAGCGTGCTGTACTTGACGTAGGCGGCCGCCTGATGGGCCATGCTCACCCCCGGCGGCGAGGAGTACTCCTCAGGGGGAACCATCCCGTCGCTGTAGCTGCCCCGGGAGGGCGGAGTCTGAGGCTGGGAGAGAGGGAGGTGCTGGGAAGACAGGTTGGGGATCTGCAGGGGGATGGGCCTACTGATGGTGTCCATCTTCATCATCTGCATCAAACAACACAAAATGGTCAAATCAGATTGGATTCGGACTTttgggaccaaaaatacaaaatgcaGGAACAGCAACTCAAGAGAAGTCCACGTCTTCAGACAAACATGGCCGCCAGTCCACCTCATCCACATGTGAACTTGAACACTCCGTGCAAAACTAAACCAGACTTCTCAAAAACCAGCACAGCAACTTTCAAATGAATGATGGCTGCATTCTGCTCTGAGCCACCAGGGGGCATACTTGAAAGGTTTCCACAACATCTAAGCAGCACTTTAGGATTAGCAATCTGtgttaaagacacacacacacacacacacacacacacacacacacacacacacacacacacacacacacacacacacacacacacacacacacacacacacacacacacactacttcctGTCTAACCTCCGCTCCCTCGGCCACCTGCACACAGGGGCAGTGCCATGAGACGCTTCACCTCGGACCGCTGGCAGGAAAGCAAGAAGGGGAAACATGATGGATGCCatactgtgtgcgtgtgtgtgtgtgtgtgcgtgtgtgtgttgggCAGGAACGGTGTTGTCTcgctaccaatattttggtaccggtaccaaaattattttgatacttttcggtacttttctaaataaatgggaccacaaaaaattgcattactggctttattttaccaaaaattcttagggtacattaaacatatgtttcttattgcaagtttgtccttaaataaaatagttaacatacaagacaaacaaagactcctaattagtctgctgacatatgcagaggcggtatcgtactatactaataccggtataccgtacaaccctagtatgtatgtatgtatatactgtatatatatatatatatatatatacatacatataaacaaatatatatacatgtacatatacataaatatgtacacatatatacatatacacatacatatgtttacatatacacatccatatatatatatatatgcatatatatatatatgcatatatatatatatatatatatatatgcatatatatatatatatatatgcatatttatatatatatatgcatatatatatatgcatatatatatatatgcatatatatatgcatatatatatatatgcatatatatatataaatatgcatatatatatatatatgcatatatatatatatatatatatatatgcatatatatatatatatatatatgcatatttatatatatatatgcatatatatatatatatatatatgcatatatatatatatgcatatatatatatatatatatatatatatatatatatatatatatatatatatatatatatatgcatatatatacactaccgttcaaaagtttggggtcacccaaacaatttcgtggaatagccttcatttctaagaacaagaatagactgtcgagtttcagattaaagttctctttttctggccattttgagcgtttaattgaccctacaaatgtgatgctccagaaactcaatctgctcaaaggaaggtcagttttgtagcttctgtaacgagctaaactgttttcagatgtgtgaacatgattgcacaagggttttctaatcatcaattagcctactgagccaatgagcaaacacattgtaccacctatgtagatattgcaccaaaaaccagacatttgcagctagaatagtcatttaccacattagcaatgtatagagtgtatttctttaaagttaagactagtttaaagttatcttccttcaaaaataaggacatttcaatgtgaccccaaacttttgaacggtagtgtatatatatatgcatatatatatatttatatgcatatatatatatatatatatgcatatatatatatatatatatatatatatatatatatatgcatatatatatatatatgcatatgtatatatatatatatgcatgtatatatgcatatatatgcatatatatatatatatgcatatatatacatatatatatatatgcatatatacatatatatatatacgcatatatatacatatatatatatacgcatatatatacatatatatatgcatatatacatatatatatatacatatatatatgcatatatatatacatatatatatgcatatatatatatacatacatatatatatatatatacatacatatatatatatacatacatatatatatatatatgtatgtatatatatatacatatatatatatatatatacatatatatatatatatacatatatatatatacatacatatatatatatatatacatacatatatatatatatatgtatgtatatatatatacatatacatacatatatatatatatatgtatgtatatatatatatatatgtatgtatatatatgtatgtatatatatatacatatatatatatatatacatatatatatatatatacatatatatatatacatacatatatatataatatacatacatatatatatatatatgtatgtatatatatatacatatatatatacatacatatatatatatatatgtatgtatatatatatacatatatatatatatatacatatatatatatatatatatatatatatatatatatatatatatatatatatatatatatatatatatatatatatatatatatatatatatacatatatatacatatatatatatatatatacatatatatatatatatatatacatatatatatatatatatatatatatacatatatatatatatatatacatatatatatatatatatatatatacatatatatatatacatatatacatatatatatatacatatatatatatatatatatatatatatatatatatatatatatatatatatatatata from Entelurus aequoreus isolate RoL-2023_Sb linkage group LG10, RoL_Eaeq_v1.1, whole genome shotgun sequence includes the following:
- the LOC133658075 gene encoding ras-associated and pleckstrin homology domains-containing protein 1-like is translated as MWMRWTGGHVCLKTWTSLELLFLHFVFLVPKVRIQSDLTILCCLMQMMKMDTISRPIPLQIPNLSSQHLPLSQPQTPPSRGSYSDGMVPPEEYSSPPGVSMAHQAAAYVKYSTLARLQNQNQIQSRAQPPGAAPPPNYNTLPAAYSTPPPPSPPSEPVQGAATTVLTLGLQSPSSLPPLPLEDESMYLPPPPPEILEANGFLPPPESLTQLSNAGLKHFLAQKFPNMVYDFPSPGESMPLQAPTPLSTPASPNAPPSAPPKTFSGGFPPQTAPKPPGPSSLPIAQSPVSPTPPHGPVKKQQSFSTGHSPNQPPPTLPKQHSLSSKSLALSPSSSFISMATSSLVKQIVNQFPGNVAAPPSLPSSNSIEGSKFNTPQSPPAVKAKPKWQPGGVVAAQSPEFPPPPPDNSLAEFPPPPSSKTGSPIKKSPSTSSSKRGPPAAPQRASSIRCNSGEAADDRPKKVESLVNKFGQAPQTSTSSSSSSATGSPSKEFSAFPTPAPKPGKLNLANLPLALQGLQAAQHHQASSDFPSPPQHLESSPDYFPPPPSDFELFPPPPHPSEFHQPPRVAVVNPQPQMQPAAPLSSSSWKQTSLKKGAVPPPTLNRRTSNTAPYDASLPLSPPLSQTPPPSLSSYSSSTPVPPTSPKSTGPSTLALKTHFLEDLNRTLKRKSVSRHGSLTSSQLVPSSKMEPVATMDDMALLPPPPPELLHQQQDARRHTQTLSRHHARSQSAKLSSNISGYATLRRGPPPAPPKRDQSTKLTSEW